The following proteins are co-located in the Lagopus muta isolate bLagMut1 chromosome 11, bLagMut1 primary, whole genome shotgun sequence genome:
- the ATXN7 gene encoding ataxin-7 isoform X6: MQQRLFAGGGEPRAWAFGSVVWLSAWKARAGKDMPIFGLCPAHDDFYLVMCNHCNQVVKPQAFQSHYERRHSSSSKPPLTPPSSSVFSLISSFPSKNKGSGGSGSNRSSSGGTSASSSSSSSSKLLKSPKDKLQISGNNRLMHPVQHSKVPHDKIMTPSVKVEKIHPKIDGAQLKAAVGPTCSTTVSSSIKTGLNCPSIPKPPLPSPGQILNGKGLLSVPPFLEKKPEENTNNRKFLHKRLSEREFDPDIYCGVIDVETKKPCTRSLTCKTHSLTQRRAVQGRRKRFDVLLAEHKSKTREKELLRHSDHHQQMPPLREPHPSPTKTSQELHQNSHGVTLTESKPLLPNKPKPHPPSLPRGTTPPVLPLSRPPGCPAQHSGNAPSDSPSVHESPHPPLPAAEPASRLSSDEGECDEKEEPVEKLDCHYSGHHPQPAAFCTFGSRQIGRGYYVFDKRWNHIRCALNFMVEKHLNSQMWKKIPPASSSTAAVRAPHRTNAIPASQYGVSTTGFLLPTTVMSSPALVSPSCTSLNNKSVPSHGTTLNANPATLGAVDPVCSMQSRQVSSSPSTPTVLSSVPSPMPSKPQKLKSSKSFKPKESSAGSGTCNSTGSVSSGGGSGKKRKNSSALLAPSHSTESFRKNCVVNSGNSGTSYHPSVTSSSHSVGLNCMTSKANSVSLKHDQSGRGPPTGSPAESIKRMSVMMNSSDSTLSLGPFVHQSSELTVNSHSGFSHSHPSLDKLIGKKRKCPPGSSSINSSSSSKSNKVAKLPSVNNVHAKHTGAIPGTQGLMNNSLLHQVGTFVLK; encoded by the exons aaagaagacacagctcctccagcaagCCGCCTTTGACTCCTCCCTCCTCTTCAgtattttccctcatttcaTCTTTCCCTTCAAAAAACAAAGGTAGCGGCGGAAGTGGGAGCAATCGTTCATCCAGTGGAGGTACTAGtgcatcatcatcatcatcatcaagtTCCAAGTTGTTGAAATCACCCAAAGACAAGCTGCAGATCAGCGGAAACAACAGGTTAATGCATCCGGTACAGCATAGCAAAGTTCCCCATGATAAAAT TATGACTCCATCTGTCAAAGTGGAAAAGATTCATCCAAAGATAGATGGTGCCCAACTGAAAGCTGCTGTTGGTCCAACTTGTTCTACTACTGTGAGTTCCTCAATAAAGACTGGCCTTAATTGTCCCTCAATACCAAAGCCACCCTTGCCTTCCCCTGGACAGATACTGAATGGTAAAGGTCTTCTCTCTGTGCCTccatttttggaaaagaaacctgaagaaaatacaaataataggAAATTTTTACATAAAAGATTGTCAG AGAGAGAATTTGATCCTGATATATACTGTGGTGTCATTGATGTGGAAACCAAGAAACCCTGTACTAGGTCTTTGACCTGCAAG ACACATTCCTTAACGCAGCGGAGGGCTGTACAGGGTCGAAGAAAACGATTTGATGTGTTGTTAGCTgagcacaaaagcaaaaccagggAAAAGGAACTTCTTCGACATTCGGATCATCATCAGCAGATGCCCCCTCTCAGGGAACCACATCCCTCACCTACTAAAACTTCCCAGGAGCTGCACCAAAATTCTCATGGAGTTACTCTTACAGAATCAAAGCCTTTATTACCTAATAAACCCAAACCTCACCCCCCCAGTCTTCCAAG gGGCACAACACCTCCTGTCCTTCCCCTAAGTAG GCCTCCAGGCTGTCCAGCCCAGCACAGTGGAAATGCCCCCAGCGATTCTCCTTCAGTCCACGAGTCCCCTCACCCTCCCTTGCCTGCAGCTGAGCCAGCATCTCGGTTATCCAGTGATGAGGGAGAATGTGATGAAAAAGAAGAGCCTGTTGAAAAACTGGATTGTCATTATTCAGGTCATCATCCTCAACCAGCCGCT TTTTGCACATTTGGTAGTCGGCAGATTGGAAGAGGTTATTACGTGTTTGATAAGCGGTGGAACCATATTCGATGTGCACTTAACTTCATGGTGGAGAAGCATCTTAATTCGCAGATGTGGAA GAAAATTCCACCAGCATCTAGTAGCACAGCAGCAGTTCGTGCACCGCACCGGACAAATGCGATACCTGCTTCACAGTATGGGGTCAGCACGACGGGTTTCCTCCTCCCCACCACTGTTATGTCCTCTCCAGCTCTGGTGTCTCCTTCCTGTACGTCTCTGAACAATAAATCGGTACCATCACATGGAACTACACTAAATGCAAATCCCGCTACCTTGGGTGCAGTGGATCCTGTCTGCAGTATGCAATCAAGACAAGTGTCTTCGTCTCCTTCAACACCTACAGTGCTTTCCTCTGTACCTTCACCTATGCCCAGCAAACCTCAGAAGTTGAAATCCAGCAAATCTTTTAAACCTAAGGAATCTTCTGCTGGCAGTGGCACCTGTAACAGCACCGGCAGCGTCAGCAGCGGCGGCGGCTCAGGAAAGAAGCGTAAAAACAGTTCCGCACTGCTAGCACCTTCTCATTCCACAGAGTCCTTTAGAAAAAACTGCGTGGTTAACTCTGGAAACTCTGGGACCTCCTATCATCCGTCGGTGACATCTTCGTCCCACAGCGTTGGCCTCAATTGTATGACTAGCAAAGCTAACTCCGTTAGCCTCAAACATGACCAATCAGGGAGGGGTCCTCCTACTGGAAGCCCTGCAGAATCAATAAAAAGAATGAGTGTGATGATGAACAGCAGCGATTCCACTCTCTCCTTAGGGCcatttgttcatcagtccagTGAGCTGACTGTGAACTCGCACAGCGGTTTTTCACATTCGCATCCTTCCCTAGACAAACTaatagggaagaaaagaaagtgccCACCTGGTTCTAGCAGcataaacagcagcagcagcagcaagtcaAACAAAGTTGCCAAATTGCCATCGGTGAATAACGTTCACGCAAAACACACTGGTGCAATCCCAGGGACACAAGGACTGATGAACAATTCTCTTCTTCATCAGGTAGGAACTTTTGTCTTGAAATAA